In a genomic window of Oreochromis aureus strain Israel breed Guangdong linkage group 13, ZZ_aureus, whole genome shotgun sequence:
- the LOC120443412 gene encoding uncharacterized protein LOC120443412, which translates to MDSIRYENCYAASEVSKQMVPSDWRNVEWTNKMKVYLNSDQAVTAKDLLSMFSPFGCVISVQTTVKNNHRYGMVHYHSADEAAVALREMKRSTKVFFVAQVGIREVGEGRKDKRSERPDRPPPGSCSYRPLYRRPILWEPLFPAYRRTVSIEIDNLPRSWYERELLLSLLPPTTIDVKVFKRKACVVLLDFSSALRLRDLLNNAFKHLRFMFSPHGRRRPPDLRPFIRKKTSAAGTVLCSR; encoded by the exons ATGGACAGCATCAGATATGAAAACTGCTATGCAGCCAGTGAGGTTTCCAAACAGATGGTTCCTTCTGACTGGAGAAATGTTGAATGGACCAAC aaaatgaaagtCTACCTGAATTCTGACCAAGCTGTTACTGCCAAGGATCTGCTCAGCATGTTCTCACCTTTTGGATGTGTCATCTCTGTTCAG ACGACTGTGAAAAACAATCACAGATACGGCATGGTGCATTACCACAGTGCCGATGAAGCTGCCGTGGCCTTGAGGGAAATGAAGAGAAGCACCAAAGTCTTCTTTGTAGCTCAAGTAGGTATCAGGGAGGTCGGAGAGGGCCGCAAGGATAAAAGATCAGAACGTCCTGATCGACCACCACCAGGCAGCTGTAGTTACCGCCCACTGTACAGACGTCCCATTCTGTGGGAACCACTGTTTCCAGCTTACAGACGG aCTGTATCTATTGAAATTGATAACCTCCCACGATCTTGGTATGAAAGAGAGCTGCTGCTCAGCCTCCTCCCTCCGACCACCATTGATGTAAAG GTGTTTAAGAGAAAAGCCTGTGTGGTCTTGCTGGACTTCTCCAGTGCCTTGAGGCTCAGGGATTTGTTAAACAATGCCTTTAAACACCTCCGCTTTATGTTTTCACCTCATGGAAGACGGAGGCCCCCAGATCTGCGGCCTTTCATACGAAAGAAGACATCGGCAGCCGGCACCGTGCTCTGCTCTCGGTGA